AGTCCATGCAATAACAGCGCTTCATTATAATAATACAGGATTTTATCTTGTTCCCTGAATAATGATTTTTTAGATAAATCTATATCCTTTAAATTTTGATACGCTTCTTCTACTTTTCCTAGTGAAGAATATCCCGCACAAAGATTCAGTTTCATATAATTTCTATATCGCTTATTTTTATTTCTGTCGTATTCATTTTGGGTAATTTCTATAAATTTTTCAGGATCAAGTTCGTTATCTAAAATATTTATATATTTTTTATAATAATACATAAGCAATTTTTTATCTAATCTCAATACTTGAATCAATATTAATATGGTAATTAAAATATAACTATAAACAGTGTATTGGAAATATAATAAAAAAACAAATATAATTAATAATACAAATGTTATAAAAGAAATGTTTATTAATATAAGTTTTCTTCTTATTGTCATTTTTCTCCTTTTCCAAAAAATCGGAACCAAACTTATAACTTTTAAATCAACTCTGTCTTTATTTTAAGAAAGATTCCGATTTTTTATTTTTCATTTTTTAGTAATTATTTTTTCTCAGAAAACATAAAATCAAATTCATAATTCATATCTGTCATTTTCCCATCTTTTATTTCTTCATAAATACTTTGTAATGAAATTTTGTAACTTATATTTCCTGCTGTTCCAATATATTCAAAGTCTTTTTGAGGAACTTTGTATTCTTCATCTTGACTTCCTATATTTTCGAGTTTCAAAGTTTTTAATTTTGCTGATACTTGCTTTATTATATCTTCGTAATTAAATTTCGCAAGTTCTGTACCATTTTTAGAACTTATTGTTATTATTTTATTTAGAATGACAACTTTGTATTTATCAGATTCATTTGTCTGAGTAGATGATTCTCCCCAGTCTTTTCGGTAATGAATGACATTATCATAGCCATTTGTTTCCAAAATAGCCGAAATATTTTCATTTGTCTTTAAGTTATATGTAATTACTTTTCTTTCATCATAACTTTCTCTGTCATCATCATCTTCAATACCATAAGAATAATACTCTCTCCAAGAATCTTTAATTCCCAAATCCTTTTCCAAATCATGAGAAGTTTGATAGATTTTTCCAGCAGAATTTTTTAATCCAAGATTTTTAACCGATGAGCTTTGTCTAGTAGATATATAGTCAATCGCTGTATAAAGTTCATTTCCTTGTCTATTAGTCAAGTTTTGTGTAATTTTGGAAACTTTTCCATCTTTTAAAGCTCCATATTTTACAAGCATTCTCTTCAGTCTTTGACTTTGACTGTAAACACTCACTTTTTCTGCACTAAATGGAGTATAAACAGCAATTATTAAACAAATAATCAAACTTACAAAAACTCCTGTCACTTTTGATTTTCTTATGTATAAAATCATGCAGAAAAATAGCCAGAATATGAGAAGAAGCACATAATATCGGTTTTCTGTAATTCCATACTGGTAAATTCTTTGAAAAATTGCAAACAGTGAAGCAAAAATTAAAGGTATAGAAAAATATGGAAAATATTTTTTAAAATTACCTAAAAATTTGTCATTTTTAGCAAGTGGGGTTATCAAAATGATAATAATAAGGCTAAACGCTGTGTACCAAAGGACAAGATGAGAAATTAGCCCCTTTGGTAATTTCATAGATATAACTACAGTTGCAAGATAAACATATAAAATCCCAGTATAAATAATAATTAGCGGAGTAATTACAAATTTTATCAGCATTTTTAAAATATACGGAAAATCATAACTTTCCAAATTATCATTAGGCTTTTTCAACAACGATAAGAAAAGCGATACTCCCAGAACATCAAATACAAACACCCACGAATACATATAAAATCTTAAAACAAAGCCATAAAACATCTCAAACCCAAACAATGCAGTAATTGTCACTAAAATTAATGAAATTCCGATATAAAGCACAGTTGCAAAAATTAATGATACAACAAAATTTACAAACACAGACTGCAAATATTTTTCCTTATTTTCATTTTTTAAAATAGGCACTAAAAGAAAAATTAATATTGAAACAGGTAATAACATCCAAAATCCGATTTCAAAATTATAAACAACAAAACTCAGAACATAAGCTCCAAACCCAATAATAACAGTTAAAACTGTATAAATAGTTCTAATTATCCATTTTTTTCTTTCTTCAAAATATTGTTCCCTAATAACTTCAAACATCGCAGTTAAAAAAATACCAAGCACAAAGCATTTATTTATCTCCATCAAGCTTGAAGAAACAACAGAAAGCTTTTCATAATTAAGATTCTCAAGTTCTGTAGTCAAAACAACTAATCCAAAAACCATTAACGTAAAAACAACCGTCACTCTAAATCTATCAGCCCCTCCCTTAAAATATCCAAATAACTTCTTAAATTTTTCTGTAATTTTTCCCATTAATAAACACCTCTTATCATAATTTTTGATTTTACTATTTAGTTTTTATATTATAATATCATATTTTAGTTAAAAAAAAATGAGAAATTTATTTTAGTTTCTTTTTTCTACTTCAAAAAACTCAGCAAAGTTATTTTCTAAATTTTTTTAGATTTTTTTTAAGTATAAAGGGGATCAATCGCCATCCCCTTTATAATCCTGGCTCGTCTAAGCATTTTTTTGAAATAAAATT
This is a stretch of genomic DNA from Leptotrichia hofstadii. It encodes these proteins:
- a CDS encoding DUF4153 domain-containing protein: MGKITEKFKKLFGYFKGGADRFRVTVVFTLMVFGLVVLTTELENLNYEKLSVVSSSLMEINKCFVLGIFLTAMFEVIREQYFEERKKWIIRTIYTVLTVIIGFGAYVLSFVVYNFEIGFWMLLPVSILIFLLVPILKNENKEKYLQSVFVNFVVSLIFATVLYIGISLILVTITALFGFEMFYGFVLRFYMYSWVFVFDVLGVSLFLSLLKKPNDNLESYDFPYILKMLIKFVITPLIIIYTGILYVYLATVVISMKLPKGLISHLVLWYTAFSLIIIILITPLAKNDKFLGNFKKYFPYFSIPLIFASLFAIFQRIYQYGITENRYYVLLLIFWLFFCMILYIRKSKVTGVFVSLIICLIIAVYTPFSAEKVSVYSQSQRLKRMLVKYGALKDGKVSKITQNLTNRQGNELYTAIDYISTRQSSSVKNLGLKNSAGKIYQTSHDLEKDLGIKDSWREYYSYGIEDDDDRESYDERKVITYNLKTNENISAILETNGYDNVIHYRKDWGESSTQTNESDKYKVVILNKIITISSKNGTELAKFNYEDIIKQVSAKLKTLKLENIGSQDEEYKVPQKDFEYIGTAGNISYKISLQSIYEEIKDGKMTDMNYEFDFMFSEKK